One segment of Primulina tabacum isolate GXHZ01 chromosome 6, ASM2559414v2, whole genome shotgun sequence DNA contains the following:
- the LOC142548022 gene encoding protein kinase PINOID-like, producing the protein MQTRAERMVDSRRNLDEMIFARGFYSSKSSKSSDTTISHRTSFSRLSFELPTSSPENQAAMTPHRSSGSSFQVICSKTGMSFRDFSLVRQIGSGDIGRVYLCRLRGGDELRLYAMKVVDNEVLAMKKKTQRAETERKIMRLLDHPFLPTLKAEFEASNFSCVVMEYCSGGDLHSLRHKQPQKRFSISSARFYAAEVLVALEYLHMLGIIYRDLKPENVLVRSDGHIMLTDFDLSLCSDAIPAVEYPDSSPESASSSAAEQSSRYLTLFSCISNRLFRSKKIQTLATNRIFVAEPVNARSSSFVGTHEYVAPEVASGRAHGNAVDWWAFGVFMYEMIYGRTPFGGANNEATLRNITKQPLAFPNEWRCGSSEAQARGLITGLLNKDPGRRLGSKRGAAEVKTHPFFKGLNFALIRSVMPPSVPGIRRQKTVTSRCQTAPFNVF; encoded by the exons ATGCAAACGCGCGCAGAAAGAATGGTAGACTCACGGAGGAATTTGGATGAGATGATTTTTGCACGAGGATTTTACTCCAGCAAAAGCTCCAAGAGCAGTGACACTACGATAAGCCATCGCACCAGCTTCAGCAGGCTTTCTTTCGAGCTTCCGACTAGCTCGCCGGAGAATCAGGCGGCGATGACGCCGCACCGCTCGTCGGGCTCGTCATTCCAAGTTATTTGTTCGAAAACGGGGATGAGTTTCCGGGACTTCAGCCTTGTCCGGCAAATCGGCAGCGGAGACATCGGTAGAGTTTATCTCTGCCGCCTCCGCGGCGGGGATGAGCTGCGGCTCTACGCCATGAAAGTGGTGGACAATGAAGTGCTGGCCATGAAGAAGAAAACCCAAAGAGCTGAGACTGAGAGGAAGATCATGAGATTATTAGACCACCCTTTTTTGCCCACTCTGAAGGCCGAATTCGAGGCCTCCAATTTTTCTTGCGTGGTGATGGAGTATTGTTCCGGCGGGGATTTACATTCTTTGAGGCACAAACAGCCGCAGAAACGTTTCTCTATCAGCTCGGCGAg GTTTTATGCAGCTGAAGTTTTGGTAGCACTAGAGTATCTTCATATGTTGGGTATAATATACAGAGATCTGAAGCCCGAAAATGTGCTCGTCAGATCCGACGGTCACATTATGCTCACCGACTTTGATCTTTCCCTATGCTCCGACGCAATCCCCGCCGTCGAATACCCTGACTCCTCACCCGAATCAGCATCTTCATCTGCGGCAGAACAGAGCTCCCGCTACCTCACACTATTCTCATGCATCTCGAACCGGCTCTTCCGGTCCAAAAAGATCCAGACTTTAGCCACGAACCGGATATTCGTGGCCGAGCCAGTCAACGCCCGGTCAAGCTCCTTCGTGGGGACCCATGAGTACGTGGCGCCAGAGGTGGCATCCGGTAGGGCTCACGGTAACGCCGTCGATTGGTGGGCTTTTGGTGTTTTCATGTACGAAATGATTTATGGACGGACCCCATTTGGTGGCGCAAATAACGAAGCAACGCTGCGTAACATCACTAAACAACCGCTGGCGTTCCCCAACGAGTGGCGCTGCGGCTCGAGCGAAGCCCAGGCCAGAGGACTGATAACCGGGTTGCTCAACAAGGATCCGGGTCGGAGGCTCGGGTCGAAGCGGGGGGCAGCGGAGGTGAAGACCCACCCGTTTTTCAAGGGGTTGAATTTTGCCCTGATTCGGTCCGTGATGCCACCTAGTGTACCGGGAATCAGGAGACAGAAGACGGTTACGTCACGTTGCCAAACGGCGCCGTTCAATGTGTTctga
- the LOC142548899 gene encoding photosystem I reaction center subunit psaK, chloroplastic-like, translating into MASTVMMTSLPQFNGLRPQTAPVVSHVKSLVALQPIKRRGQGALGARCDFIGSPTNLIMVTATSLMLFAGRFGLAPSANRKATAGLKLEVRESGLQTGDPAGFTLADTLACGVVGHIIGVGVVLGLKNIGAI; encoded by the exons ATGGCTTCTACAGTGATGATGACTTCTCTGCCACAATTCAATGGGCTCAGGCCTCAAACAGCACCAGTAGTTTCTCATGTGAAGAGCTTG GTAGCACTTCAACCCATTAAGCGCAGAGGGCAGGGAGCTTTAGGAGCTCGCTGTGACTTCATTGGATCACCTACTAATTTG ATAATGGTGACAGCAACTAGTTTAATGTTGTTTGCGGGTCGGTTTGGGTTGGCTCCATCTGCGAACCGTAAGGCGACTGCGGGGTTGAAGCTGGAGGTGAGGGAATCCGGTCTGCAGACTGGCGATCCTGCGGGGTTCACGTTGGCTGATACATTGGCGTGTGGTGTTGTAGGCCACATTATTGGAGTTGGGGTTGTACTTGGTCTCAAAAACATCGGTGCCATCTAA
- the LOC142548900 gene encoding CSC1-like protein ERD4, giving the protein MDFSSFLTSLGTSFVIFLVLMFLFTLLSRRPGNNMIYYPNRILRGLDPYESIRVTRNPFDWIREAFSSTESDVIRMSGVDSAVYFVFLTTVLGIFVLGGIVLLPVLLPIAATARGAIKVNDSTSKGSFNDLDKLAMGHIPEKSSRLWAFLAATYWISFVAYYLLWKAYRHVSDMRATALLSAEVKNEQFAILVRDIPPVPVGQTRKEQVDSYFKTIYPETFYRSMVVTDNKKVNKIYGELEGYRKKFARAEVIYAESKQTGNPEGTRPTTKTGFLGLFGKKVDALEHYDEKIQELIPKLEAEQKLTLKDKQLRSALIFFNDRKTAAAASQSLHATMVNTWMVLDAPEPRQLIWNNLPKKFYGRQLRQYLIYLLVFLTIFFYMIPIGFVSALTTLPNLRKVLPFLKVIVDQPALNTVLEAYLPQLALIIFLALLPKFLLFLSKAEGIPSESHAQRAASGKYFYFSVLNVFIGFTISSSLFTELKTIEKKPRSIIDILATNLPGSATFFLTFVALKFFVGYGLELSRIVPLIIFHLKRKYLCKTEAEVREAWAPGDLGYTTRVPGDLLIATIVLCYSVIAPIIIPFGVVYFGLSWLVFRNQVLKVYVPSYESYGRMWPHIHNRIIAALFLFQLTMFGYFGVKKFYYAPLLIPLLILSLIFAYICGKKYYGSFQHPALEVACHEVKETLNMELVFRSFIPASLSSDKADEDQFEDALSHVSRSGSTL; this is encoded by the exons ATGGATTTCAGTTCGTTCTTGACGTCTTTGGGGACGTCTTTTGTGATATTCTTGGTGTTGATGTTTTTGTTCACTTTGCTGTCTCGCCGACCTGGAAACAATATGATATACTACCCGAATCGGATACTCAGGGGCTTGGATCCGTACGAGAGCATTCGGGTCACACGCAACCCATTTGATTGGATCAGGGAGGCCTTCTCCTCCACTGAATCTGATGTCATCAGAATGTCGGGGGTTGATTCTGCTGTTTACTTCGTTTTCCTAACAACCG TGTTAGGAATTTTCGTTTTGGGCGGAATCGTGCTTCTGCCTGTACTGTTGCCAATCGCGGCAACTGCTCGCGGCGCTATAAAGGTCAACGATTCGACCAGTAAAGGATCTTTTAATGACCTTGACAAGTTAGCTATGGGGCATATTCCA GAAAAGAGCTCGCGGTTGTGGGCGTTTTTGGCCGCTACCTATTGGATCTCGTTTGTTGCATACTACCTCCTGTGGAAGGCGTATAGACACGTATCCGATATGAGAGCAACGGCTCTTTTATCGGCTGAGGTGAAGAACGAGCAGTTCGCTATACTTGTCCGAGACATACCTCCCGTTCCGGTGGGTCAGACTAGGAAGGAACAAGTCGACTCATATTTTAAGACCATCTATCCAGAGACGTTTTATAGGTCCATGGTGGTCACAGACAATAAGAAG GTGAATAAAATTTATGGAGAGTTGGAAGGATATAGAAAGAAGTTCGCACGAGCAGAAGTCATATATGCAGAGTCGAAGCAAACGGGTAATCCAGAAGGAACTAGACCAACTACTAAAACTGGCTTCCTCGGTCTTTTTGGTAAAAAGGTTGATGCACTAGAACACTACGATGAAAAGATTCAAGAATTGATCCCGAAGCTAGAAGCAGAGCAAAAGCTCACGCTGAAAGACAAACAGCTACGTTCAGCTCTCATCTTCTTTAACGACCGCAAAACTGCAGCTGCTGCCTCACAAAGTCTACACGCCACTATGGTCAACACTTGGATGGTACTTGATGCTCCGGAACCCCGGCAGCTGATATGGAATAATCTTCCCAAAAAATTTTATGGCAGGCAGCTTCGACAATACCTCATCTACTTGCTCGTGTTTTTGACCATATTCTTTTACATGATCCCGATTGGGTTCGTTTCCGCGTTAACTACTCTTCCTAACTTGAGAAAGGTTCTCCCGTTTCTAAAAGTAATAGTTGATCAGCCCGCACTAAATACAGTACTTGAGGCGTACTTGCCTCAGCTCGCACTGATAATATTTCTGGCTTTGCTGCCGAAATTTCTGTTGTTTCTATCCAAGGCCGAGGGTATCCCTTCAGAGAGTCACGCCCAAAGGGCTGCTTCAGGAAAATATTTCTACTTTTCGGTTCTAAATGTATTCATCGGTTTTACTATCAGTTCGTCTCTTTTCACCGAACTTAAGACCATTGAGAAGAAGCCACGTTCTATCATCGATATACTAGCAACCAACCTCCCTGGCAGTGCTACGTTCTTCTTGACCTTTGTGGCCTTGAA GTTCTTTGTTGGATATGGGCTCGAGTTATCACGAATTGTTCCCTTGATAATATTCCACCTAAAGCGGAAGTATCTCTGTAAAACTGAAGCAGAGGTTAGAGAAGCTTGGGCTCCCGGAGATCTTGGATACACCACTAGAGTTCCGGGTGATCTGCTGATCGCTACTATCGTTCTCTGCTATTCCGTCATAGCACCTATTATAATTCCATTTGGTGTGGTGTACTTTGGCTTATCATGGCTCGTTTTTCGTAATCAG GTACTCAAAGTTTACGTCCCTTCGTACGAGAGCTACGGAAGAATGTGGCCACACATTCACAATCGAATCATAGCAGCCTTGTTTTTGTTCCAACTCACGATGTTTGGTTATTTTGGAGTAAAGAAATTCTACTATGCACCCCTCCTAATCCCTCTCCTGATTCTCTCTCTCATCTTTGCGTACATCTGTGGGAAAAAATACTACGGATCTTTCCAGCATCCGGCACTCGAAGTCGCCTGCCACGAGGTGAAAGAAACTTTAAACATGGAACTTGTTTTCAGGTCATTCATTCCAGCAAGTTTGAGCTCTGATAAAGCAGATGAAGATCAGTTTGAAGATGCTCTATCTCATGTCTCAAGATCGGGTTCTACTCTGTGA
- the LOC142548311 gene encoding protein BREAST CANCER SUSCEPTIBILITY 1 homolog codes for MWTEEAPFNSPKMADASHLERMGRELNCPICLSLLSSAVSLYCNHVFCNSCIEKSMKSASNCPVCKVPYRRREIRPAPHMDNLVSVHRNMEVAMGVNIFVTQTTASTKISGAAEDNQTGANTCVIQDKGESHLEPLDCKNQELRLNKRSKWSATSNQVATAFGKPSFPTKKRVQVPSITDMHRQPGILEERIGETVKKNPEGYPLTGRNTPVVCEKGQHVFTPFFWLGEEEDIEKSTQQSYEDELVGTPLDAPCFSDIKDSDDERGNCNRGDLIDSDMFDWTQRPCSPELCSSPAIMKIEDNMEHPRCQEEIEASYTDTTTSGSKIRTKRRKGLDKTKKSGKVVQNKSGTANKTVNKLTGTGGSRRNKKTVHEIEATCFESNKVNDESMLKSGEMNYSLNTRGISGKNKKVVCSDVIVQEVADKVSTLLNETGPLQKRRKTAFDDSLVSKHHQRDSKLKSVKGNKISKTSDQLQKLGGRISTQKVETGNNVKEEGPCNEVLISNTDVNFSRFCDKKEFAGQGMPNMTCEESCNETLKSSKKVKFLEGTSNSSSSITPESLHEKSAMRGRYFQENNCNSYQRGMEVVPEISKTLPTPTAVIHCSFGQSSEDSEASGAMVKYYNGKLVTDSQTASSKIIHAHKNCTEWAPNVYFEGDNVINLEAELSRSRRNRCCCCGINGAALGCYDKICRKSFHVPCARLTPECRRDNENFVMLCPLHASHQLPNEEPESQTKPRRKIYNKSLSNVHQPNITSKCESSTIIQWKFEKRLKNLVLCCSAITNVEKGIISEFQKLSGVTVLKNWDLSVTHVIASTDENGACRRTLKVLMGMLEGKWILSLEWIKACLKVKEFVEEQQYEITCDIHGIRDGPRLGRLRLLNKQPKLFNGCKFYFTGDFAPSYKGHLHDLAISAGGKVLNRKPVGEDHSIPPWKCSAKTYIVYNLELPENCKSSEHNSILKRRLSDAEALASSTGATAASNSWILNSIAGHKLQNLG; via the exons ATGTGGACGGAAGAGGCGCCGTTCAATTCCCCAAAAATGGCAGACGCATCGCATCTAGAAAGAATGGGAAGGGAGCTCAACTGCCCCATCTG CTTGAGTCTCCTGAGTTCTGCGGTTTCGCTCTACTGTAATCATGTATTTTGCAA TTCATGTATTGAGAAATCCATGAAATCTGCATCAAATTGTCCAGTCTGTAAGGTTCCATATAGGCGTAGAG AAATTCGACCTGCTCCTCACATGGATAACTTGGTCAGTGTTCATAGGAATATGGAAGTTGCAATGGGGGTCAACATTTTCGTCACTCAAACCACTGCTTCAACAAAAATATCAG GCGCAGCCGAAGACAACCAAACTGGTGCCAACACCTGTGTGATCCAAGATAAAGGCGAATCCCATTTGGAACCTTTAGATTGCAAAAATCAGGAACTACGTCTAAATAAAAGATCAAAATGGTCAGCAACGAGTAATCAAGTTGCCACAGCTTTTGGAAAACCTTCATTTCCTACCAAGAAAAGGGTTCAGGTTCCATCTATTACAGATATGCATAGACAGCCTGGAATCCTGGAAGAAAGAATTGGGGAAACTGTCAAAAAGAATCCTGAAGGATACCCTCTCACAGGAAGAAACACTCCTGTTGTGTGCGAAAAGGGTCAACATGTATTTACTCCATTCTTCTGGCTAGGAGAGGAAGAGGATATTGAGAAATCAACCCAGCAGTCTTATGAGGATGAACTCGTTGGAACACCCTTAGATGCTCCTTGCTTCAGTGACATCAAGGACTCAGATGATGAG AGAGGCAACTGTAATAGGGGAGATTTAATTGACAGTGATATGTTTGATTGGACACAGAGGCCTTGCTCTCCTGAACTTTGCTCAAGCCCTGCCATTATGAAG ATTGAAGATAATATGGAACACCCTAGATGCCAAGAAGAGATCGAGGCTTCCTATACTGATACAACAACTTCAGGTTCTAAGATACGTACGAAGAGAAGAAAAGGTTTGGACAAAACAAAGAAAAGTGGAAAAGTAGTTCAAAATAAAAGTGGAACGGCTAATAAGACAGTTAATAAGTTAACTGGGACCGGAGGAAGCAGGAGAAATAAGAAAACTGTGCATGAAATAGAGGCAACTTGTTTCGAGTCAAACAAAGTGAATGATGAAAGCATGCTGAAATCTGGAGAAATGAACTACTCCCTGAATACTAGGGGAATATcaggtaaaaataaaaaagttgtCTGCTCTGATGTCATTGTACAAGAGGTGGCAGACAAAGTTTCTACCCTCCTAAACGAGACGGGGCCTCTGCAAAAGAGACGTAAAACTGCATTTGACGATTCTTTAGTTTCAAAACATCACCAACGAGACAGTAAGTTGAAAAGCGTCAAAGGTAATAAAATTAGCAAGACATCTGATCAGCTGCAAAAATTAGGTGGTCGAATTAGTACTCAGAAGGTTGAAACTGGCAACAATGTCAAAGAGGAAGGTCCATGCAATGAGGTGTTGATTTCTAATACAGATGTTAATTTCTCACGATTTTGCGACAAAAAGGAATTTGCAGGCCAGGGCATGCCAAACATGACTTGTGAAGAAAGTTGTAACGAAACTTTGAAATCTTCAAAGAAGGTGAAATTTTTGGAAGGCACATCCAATAGCAGTAGTAGCATCACCCCTGAAAGTCTTCATGAAAAGTCTGCAATGAGAGGTCGATATTTCCAAGAAAATAATTGTAATTCCTATCAACGAGGAATGGAAGTCGTTCCAGAAATCTCTAAAACACTGCCCACTCCAA CTGCTGTAATTCATTGTTCGTTCGGTCAATCATCTGAAGATTCTGAG gcTTCAGGGGCCATGGTTAAATACTACAATGGGAAGCTAGTTACAGACAGTCAAACTGCAAGTTCAAAAATCATACATGCGCACAAAAACTGCACAGAATG GGCACCTAATGTGTACTTTGAAGGAGACAATGTCATCAACCTTGAAGCTGAATTATCTAGAAGTCGTAGAAATAGATGCTGTTGCTGTGGAATTAATGGTGCTGCCCTTGGATGCTATGATAAGATTTGCCGGAAGAGCTTTCATGTTCCTTGTGCGAGACTAACTCCGGAGTGTAGAAGGGATAAT GAAAACTTTGTCATGTTGTGCCCTCTTCATGCGTCCCATCAGCTGCCAAATGAGGAACCTGAATCTCAAACTAAGCCGAGAAGAAAAATTTATAACAAAAG tcTATCTAATGTCCATCAACCAAACATCACTTCTAAATGTGAAAGTAGCACAATTATACAATGGAAGTTTGAGAAAAGGCTCAAAAACCTAGTTCTATGCTGTTCAGCAATAACCAACGTAGAGAAG GGAATAATTTCTGAATTTCAAAAGTTGTCTGGAGTGACAGTCCTAAAGAACTGGGACCTAAGTGTCACCCATGTCATTGCATCTACAGATGAGAATGGGGCCTGCAGAAGAACCCTCAAAGTTTTGATGGGCATGTTAGAAGGAAAGTGGATTTTAAGCTTAGAGT GGATTAAAGCTTGCTTGAAAGTCAAAGAATTTGTCGAAGAGCAGCAGTACGAGATTACATGTGACATTCATGGAATCAGGGATGGCCCCAGACTTGGAAGATTAAGACTTCTGAACAAG CAACCAAAGCTATTTAATGGATGCAAATTTTATTTCACTGGTGATTTCGCACCTTCGTACAAAGGACATCTTCACGACCTTGCTATCTCAGCTGGAGGGAAAGTACTCAATAGAAAGCCTGTTGGGGAAGACCATTCCATCCCACCTTGGAAATGCTCTGCAAAAACGTACATTGTTTACAACCTTGAACTTCCTGAGAACTGCAAATCATCTGAACATAACTCGATCTTGAAGCGTAGACTTAGCGATGCAGAAGCTTTAGCCAGTTCAACTGGAGCAACGGCGGCAAGCAATTCATGGATTCTTAATTCCATTGCTGGTCATAAGTTGCAAAATCTTGGATAA